The DNA sequence CTTGGTCGTGATCATTTCTGCCCTGGACAAGAAGCCAACTGAAATCGAAATTCCTAAGCTAGGGAGGCTTGACATTGGCACCATCGATATCGCGCCGGGCCTCAGCGCATTGGTCGCATTCGCAATCAGCTTTGTGCTCGTGAAGATGTTTGGACTTTTCCAAGGAGTGATAAGTCTTCAGAAACTGCGATCAGAGCTAGTCATTAATGCTGCGAAGAGAGCAGCTGCAGAGCAGGTTAAGCAAGCTTCGTCAGAAGTAAGCTTGCCTCAACAGTTAGTGCCAGACGACTACGGAAAAATCATTCGTCCGCATTGAATCACTATCGATTTTGTTGTTCGCGCTCTCTGAGTAGACTCCATGCATTTAAGTGCGTCTGGTGTCTAAGCAATTCGGAAAAGTGATACGCGAGTGATACGAGCGTGACGGAGAGCTAGAGCTGGCGCGGGAAATTTCCCCTTGAACTACGGCGAGACGCTAAGAGAATGGCGCAGCATTTTGCGACACGCCCGAGATTATAGCCGAGACTCTCGCGGGAAATGCGTTTCGCCATGGCTTATCGGTACAATGCGTGCTTTATTCGTTTATTCGGGTTGACGCTCCTTGCGCCAATCCGTCAGGCATAGCTCATCATGGCGGTTATTTTCCTCACCAACGCGCAACTTGCATTCGGCCACGTCGCCTTGCTTGATCACGCGGAATTTTCCCTGGAGCCGGGCGAGCGCGTCGGTCTCATCGGCCGCAACGGCACCGGCAAATCCTCGCTGCTGAAAATTATTGCAGGCTACTCCAAGCTGGACGACGGCTTGCTGGTGATGCAGCAGGGGCTCAAGATCGCGTATGTGGAGCAGGAACCGCAGTTCGCCAGCGATATGAGCGTATTCGACGCCGTCGCGTCCGGCATGGGCGAGCTGCCGCAGCTGCTTGAAGAATACAACGGGCTAGCCGGGCAACTGGGCGGTGGCGATGATGCTGCTCTCATGGACCGCATGCACGCGATTCAGTCCAGGCTCGACGCAGCCGACGCGTGGAGCCTTAGCAATCGGGTGGAAACAACGCTGGCGCGCCTGAGCCTCGACAAGAGCGCGCTGATGGGAACACTGTCCGGCGGCACGCAAAAGCGTGTTGCTCTGGCGCGTGCACTGGTCGGGGCTCCGGACGTGCTGTTGCTCGACGAGCCGACCAACCACCTCGACTTCACTTCCATCATGTGGCTGGAAGCGCTGCTGCGCGACTTTAAGGGCAGTATCCTGTTCATCACCCACGACCGCTCCTTCCTTGACAATGTCGCCACCCGCATCATCGAGCTCGACCGCGGACGCTTGCTTTCCTTCCCCGGCAATTTCAGCGCCTACCAGACGCGCAAGGCCGAGCAGCTCGAAATCGAGGCCGTCGAAAACGCTAAGTTCGACAAGTTCCTTGCGCAGGAAGAAGTCTGGATCCGCAAGGGTGTGGAAGCGCGCCGCACGCGCAACGAAGGCCGCGTGCGCCGCCTGGAAGAACTGCGCCGCCAGCGCGGTGCCCGGCGCGAGCAGCAGGGGCAGGTCCGGCTCGACGTGTCGGCGGGCGAGCGCTCCGGCAAGATCGTTGCGGAGCTGGAGCATGTCGGCAAGCGTTACGGCGACAAGGTCATCGTGCGCGATTTCAGCACAATCATCCTGCGCGGCGACAAGGTCGGCCTGATCGGCCCCAACGGCGCGGGCAAGACCACGCTGCTGAAACTGATTCTCGGCGAGGAAGCGCCGGATACGGGTACGATCAAGCCGGGCGCACGTCTGCAGATCGCGTATTTCGACCAGATGCGCGCGCAGCTGAATGAAGAGGCGAGTTTGGCCGATACCATTTCGCCGGGCAGCGACTGGGTCGAAATCAACGGCCAGCGCAAGCATGTGATGACCTATCTGTCCGATTTCCTGTTCGCGCCGGAGCGCGCCCGTTCGCCGGTGAAATCCCTGTCGGGCGGCGAACGCAATCGCTTGCTGCTGGCGCGGCTGTTTGCCAAGCCGGCCAACGTGCTGGTGCTCGACGAGCCGACCAACGACCTCGATATCGATACGCTGGAGCTACTGGAAGAACTGCTGGAAGATTACAGCGGTACCGTGTTTTTGGTCAGCCATGACCGCGCCTTCCTCGACAACGTAGTCACGCAGGTGATCGTCGCGGAGGGCGAGGGATTGTGGCGCGAGTATGTCGGCGGATATTCCGATTGGGAGCGTGTGCGCGCAACGAGTGCCGTGCCGGCGAAGGCATCTGCCAAAACGGAGAGCAAGCCCGCTCCCAAGGAGCAGCCGCAGGCGGCGAAACCGAAGAAACTCAGCTACAAGGAACAGCGCGAGCTGGAAACGCTGCCGCAACTCATTGCCGATCTCGAAGCGGAGCAGAAGACGATCTCTGAACAGCTGGCCGATCCGGAGCTGTACCGGCAACGGCCGGAAGAGGTGCAGCGGCTCAACGAACGCTTCGCAGAGATCGACGAGTTGCTGATGGAAAGTCTTGAAAAGTGGGAAGCGATCGAGGCGAAAGCAAAGGGTTGACGCGCAACGGCTGGTCCTAGTTCATTCGCTTGCACGCTTCGCGCAGTTCCGGCAGCTTTCCGCGCAAGGATTCCGCGTCCGGCGCATACGGACGTTCGGCCAGATAAGCTTCCAAGTCCAGCAGCGCGGCCTGCGGGCATTCCAGGTTGGCGTAGGCCAGTCCGCGGTCGCGCCGTTCAGTGATTTCATCCGGCAGCAGGATCACCAGCCGCTGCTGCACGCCCAGAACGCGCTGCCAGCGCAGATGCTCGACGAACAGCGTTTTCAGGTTGCGCAGCATGCGTACCAGGATTTCGCGTGGATGGGCGGCATGCAGGTAATACGACAGCGGGATCGCGCCCGGATAGCTCTGCTGCTCGAAGTAAGGCTCCAGCCGCTCTTCCAGTTCTTCGCGCGACAGGCTGGCGCCATTGAACGGATCGAGCACGATTTCGCCCGACTGTACCGACAGTTTCATCAGGAAGTGGCCGGGGAAGGAAATGCCCTTGACGTTCAGGCCGATCTGCTGTGCCAGCTCCATATACAGCACCGCCAGCGAAATCGGTATGCCGCGCCGCGTGCTAATGACGCGGTGCAGGTAGCTGTTGTCGGGATCGTAGTAGTCGTTCACGTTCCCGGCAAAGCCGAGTTCGCGGTAGAAAAAATGATTGAGCAGCCGCAGTTTCTGGATGTTCGAAGCATCCGATGGAAAGCGCCGCTGCAGCTTTGCGGCAAGCATGTCGACTTCGGCCTGCGTCGCCGCCAGGTCCAGATTCGGATCGACGTCCTGCGCAATGGCCAGTGCGGCTTCGAACAGGGGGATCGAATCGTCCTCCTGTACCAGCGACGCGAAGTAATCGAG is a window from the Noviherbaspirillum sp. UKPF54 genome containing:
- a CDS encoding SirB1 family protein — its product is MVIKSLDYFASLVQEDDSIPLFEAALAIAQDVDPNLDLAATQAEVDMLAAKLQRRFPSDASNIQKLRLLNHFFYRELGFAGNVNDYYDPDNSYLHRVISTRRGIPISLAVLYMELAQQIGLNVKGISFPGHFLMKLSVQSGEIVLDPFNGASLSREELEERLEPYFEQQSYPGAIPLSYYLHAAHPREILVRMLRNLKTLFVEHLRWQRVLGVQQRLVILLPDEITERRDRGLAYANLECPQAALLDLEAYLAERPYAPDAESLRGKLPELREACKRMN
- a CDS encoding ATP-binding cassette domain-containing protein: MAVIFLTNAQLAFGHVALLDHAEFSLEPGERVGLIGRNGTGKSSLLKIIAGYSKLDDGLLVMQQGLKIAYVEQEPQFASDMSVFDAVASGMGELPQLLEEYNGLAGQLGGGDDAALMDRMHAIQSRLDAADAWSLSNRVETTLARLSLDKSALMGTLSGGTQKRVALARALVGAPDVLLLDEPTNHLDFTSIMWLEALLRDFKGSILFITHDRSFLDNVATRIIELDRGRLLSFPGNFSAYQTRKAEQLEIEAVENAKFDKFLAQEEVWIRKGVEARRTRNEGRVRRLEELRRQRGARREQQGQVRLDVSAGERSGKIVAELEHVGKRYGDKVIVRDFSTIILRGDKVGLIGPNGAGKTTLLKLILGEEAPDTGTIKPGARLQIAYFDQMRAQLNEEASLADTISPGSDWVEINGQRKHVMTYLSDFLFAPERARSPVKSLSGGERNRLLLARLFAKPANVLVLDEPTNDLDIDTLELLEELLEDYSGTVFLVSHDRAFLDNVVTQVIVAEGEGLWREYVGGYSDWERVRATSAVPAKASAKTESKPAPKEQPQAAKPKKLSYKEQRELETLPQLIADLEAEQKTISEQLADPELYRQRPEEVQRLNERFAEIDELLMESLEKWEAIEAKAKG